In Oscillospiraceae bacterium, the genomic window GCATGCTGACCATCGACCATCTGGAAAAGCGGTTTGGCAGCACGGTGCTGTTCCGGGACCTGACCTTTACGGTGGACGGCCCGGCGGTGCTGTGGGCCCCCAGCGGCTGGGGCAAGACCACCCTTCTGCGCATCCTCATGGGGCTGGAAACGCCCACGGCAGGCCGGGTGCAGGGCGCCGGGCGGGTGAGTGCGGTGTTCCAGGAGGACCGGCTCTGCCCCCAGCTGACGGCGGTGCAGAATGTGCTGCTGGTGCTGCCGGATGACCGGCAGGAAGCGGCCATCCGACAGGACTTTGCCCGGCTGGGGCTGGACGAGGCCGCGCTGGCCCTCCCGGCCCGGAAGCTGAGCGGCGGGCAGAAGCGCCGCACGGCCCTGCTGCGGGCCCTCTGGGCACCGGGGGACACCCTGCTGCTGGACGAGCCCTTTACCGGTATGGACCCGGCTGCCGTACAGGCCAGCATCGCCCTGCTGCGGGAGCGGGTGGAGGGCCGTCCGGTGCTGCTGGCCACCCACGACCGTGCCGCCATCGACGCACTGGGCTGGCCGGTGCTGGAGCTGCAGAAGCTGGCACAGCCGGGTGCAGCTTGCAATTCCACAAACAAAGGATTACAATAAGGGTTAGCAGCGCAAAACGGCTGCATGTTAAGAATCCTGAACCTGAAACGGAGGTTTTTCAGTTATGGCTTGTACTACCATTCTGGTCGGCAAAAAGGCGTCTTACGACGGCTCTACCATGATCGCCCGCAACGACGATTCCGGTTCCGGCCATTTCACCGCCAAAAAGTTCACCGTGGTGCACCCGGAGGACCTGCCCAAGGTCTACCGCAGTGTGCTGTCCCATGTGGAAGTGCCCCTGCCGGAGGGTGCCATGCGCTTTACCGCCATGCCCAACGCCGTGGAGGGCAAGGGCATCTGGGCGGCTTCCGGCGTGAACGCCGCCAACGTGGGCATGACCGCCACTGAGACGATCACCTCCAACCCCCGCGTGCTGGGCGCGGACCCGCTGGTGGAGTACCGCCCCGCCAAGGGCGGCCAGCCGGAAGTGCCCGGCGGCATCGGCGAAGAGGATATTGTGTATCTGGTGCTGCCCTACATCCACACCGCCCGCGAGGGCGTGCAGCGTCTGGGCCGGCTGCTGCAGACTTACGGCACCTACGAGATGAACGGCATCGCTTTTGCCGACGTGAACGAGGTGTGGTGGCTGGAGACCATCGGCGGCCACCACTGGATCGCCCGCCGTGTGCCGGATGACGTGTATGTGGTCATGCCCAACCAGCTGGGTCTGGACAGCTTTGACCTGACCGACGCCCTGGGCGAGCAGAAGGAGTACATGTGCTCGGCCGACCTTGCCGAGTTCATCGCAAAGAACCATCTGGACCTGTCGCAGGATGGGGCGCTGAACCCCCGCGATGCCTTTGGCAGCCACGACGACTCGGACCATGTGTATAACACGCCCCGCGCCTGGTACATGCTGCGTACCCTGAACCCCACCACCTGGGTGTGGGACGGTCCGGATGCCGATTATACCCCCATGTCCGACGATCTGCCCTGGTGCATGGTGCCGGAAAAGAAGGTGACCCCGGAGGACGTGAAGTATGTGCTGTCCAGCCACTATCAGGGCACCCCGTATGACCCCTACCGCAGCTACGGCGACAAGGCCAGCAAGGGCGCATACCGTTCCATCGGCATCAACCGCAACGACTTCATGGCCCTGATCCAGCTGCGCCCGGACGTGGACGCCGAGAACTGCGCTCTGGAATGGATCGCCTATGCCTCCAACGCCTTCAACACCATGGTGCCCTTCTACGCCAACGTGGACACCACCCCGGCTTATCTGGCCAACACCACCGGCGAAGT contains:
- a CDS encoding C69 family dipeptidase encodes the protein MACTTILVGKKASYDGSTMIARNDDSGSGHFTAKKFTVVHPEDLPKVYRSVLSHVEVPLPEGAMRFTAMPNAVEGKGIWAASGVNAANVGMTATETITSNPRVLGADPLVEYRPAKGGQPEVPGGIGEEDIVYLVLPYIHTAREGVQRLGRLLQTYGTYEMNGIAFADVNEVWWLETIGGHHWIARRVPDDVYVVMPNQLGLDSFDLTDALGEQKEYMCSADLAEFIAKNHLDLSQDGALNPRDAFGSHDDSDHVYNTPRAWYMLRTLNPTTWVWDGPDADYTPMSDDLPWCMVPEKKVTPEDVKYVLSSHYQGTPYDPYRSYGDKASKGAYRSIGINRNDFMALIQLRPDVDAENCALEWIAYASNAFNTMVPFYANVDTTPAYLANTTGEVSTDNFYWVSRMIAAMADASYAKSLFHIERYEEAVLSAAHALVNQYDAKLAAAAPAARAALREEANLALAAMIQEKASDTLDKVLFELSNQMKNAYSRSDA
- a CDS encoding ATP-binding cassette domain-containing protein, whose protein sequence is MLTIDHLEKRFGSTVLFRDLTFTVDGPAVLWAPSGWGKTTLLRILMGLETPTAGRVQGAGRVSAVFQEDRLCPQLTAVQNVLLVLPDDRQEAAIRQDFARLGLDEAALALPARKLSGGQKRRTALLRALWAPGDTLLLDEPFTGMDPAAVQASIALLRERVEGRPVLLATHDRAAIDALGWPVLELQKLAQPGAACNSTNKGLQ